Proteins encoded within one genomic window of Streptomyces sp. NBC_01237:
- a CDS encoding S9 family peptidase: MTRALRIDDVYRFEIPCDPSLSPDGERVAYTLTTQDAERDCAVTSIWEVRGTGGPARRLTRGPSDAAPRWSPDGTRLAFLRAGQLHLLPADGGEAAPLTTAARCPAGAGVPVWSPDGSRIAFAGPGSRREDTAPVVIDGLGWKVDGAGLLGAVRAQLFVVEVESGEVRQLTDGDRHAGPPAWSPDGTRLAYPAPAGPDADVTGTSAAHVVEVGAALPAPVRVGPPTGVAGPVSWYPDGSALLVVGRTGTGVGHLELLRQPLDGSAPVSLSAPLDRNVLPGGPGYPGALPQFHGDGIVFCARDRGATRLYRVDASGIGEFALPAGEGVSGCSVAAKAGRAALVVSDTSSFGEIALLDLADAGSGRPGDPGSGRQPARLTAHMARSLPGVALHPFTEREFTVSDGTVVHGMITRAPGTAPGGPLLVDVHGGPHNAWAPHADPAHLYHQELVSRGWTVLTLNVRGSDGYGESFYRAAVGAWGEADEQDILEPIAALVDEGLVDPARIALTGYSYGGYLTCWLSARSDLFAAVVPGGVVADLTSLAGTSEEGHLIAGHEIGDRDRLTALSPLSHVDAVRAPTLILHGGADDCCPAGQAEQWFHALRTRGVPVRLVLYPGCSHLFILNGRPSHREDYSRRLVDWVTTHTDR, translated from the coding sequence ATGACCAGAGCACTGAGGATCGACGATGTGTACCGCTTCGAGATCCCCTGCGACCCCTCGTTGTCCCCCGACGGCGAACGCGTCGCGTACACGCTGACCACCCAGGATGCCGAGCGGGACTGTGCGGTGACCTCGATCTGGGAGGTCCGCGGTACGGGCGGCCCGGCCCGCCGGCTCACCCGGGGTCCCTCGGACGCCGCGCCGCGCTGGTCCCCGGACGGCACGCGGCTGGCGTTCCTGCGCGCGGGGCAGTTGCATCTGCTGCCCGCGGACGGGGGCGAGGCGGCGCCGCTGACCACGGCCGCCCGGTGTCCGGCGGGGGCGGGGGTGCCGGTGTGGAGCCCGGACGGCTCGCGGATCGCGTTCGCGGGGCCGGGGTCGCGCCGCGAGGACACCGCCCCGGTGGTGATCGACGGCCTCGGCTGGAAGGTGGACGGGGCGGGTCTGCTCGGCGCGGTCCGCGCCCAGTTGTTCGTGGTGGAGGTGGAGTCCGGCGAGGTCCGGCAGCTCACGGACGGCGACCGGCACGCGGGCCCGCCCGCCTGGTCGCCCGACGGCACACGGCTCGCCTATCCTGCGCCGGCCGGGCCGGACGCGGATGTCACCGGGACCTCGGCGGCTCATGTCGTCGAGGTCGGGGCCGCCCTGCCCGCACCCGTACGGGTCGGCCCGCCCACGGGGGTGGCCGGGCCGGTGAGCTGGTACCCCGACGGGAGCGCGCTGCTCGTCGTCGGGCGGACCGGCACGGGGGTCGGCCATCTGGAGCTGCTGCGCCAGCCCCTCGACGGATCCGCTCCGGTGTCGCTCAGCGCCCCTCTGGACCGTAACGTCCTGCCCGGAGGGCCCGGATATCCGGGGGCGCTGCCGCAGTTCCACGGCGACGGCATCGTGTTCTGCGCCCGCGACCGGGGGGCCACCCGGCTCTACCGCGTCGACGCTTCCGGGATCGGCGAGTTCGCGCTGCCCGCCGGTGAGGGGGTCAGCGGGTGTTCGGTCGCCGCCAAGGCGGGCCGGGCCGCGCTGGTCGTCTCCGACACATCGAGTTTCGGCGAGATCGCGCTGCTCGACCTGGCTGACGCGGGGTCCGGGCGGCCGGGCGACCCGGGCAGCGGACGGCAGCCCGCGCGGCTGACCGCGCACATGGCGCGCTCGCTGCCCGGCGTCGCCCTCCACCCTTTCACCGAAAGGGAGTTCACCGTCTCGGACGGCACCGTCGTGCACGGGATGATCACCCGCGCTCCCGGCACCGCCCCGGGCGGCCCCCTGCTGGTGGACGTGCACGGCGGACCGCACAACGCCTGGGCGCCGCACGCCGATCCGGCCCACCTCTACCACCAGGAGCTGGTCTCGCGGGGCTGGACCGTCCTGACACTGAACGTGCGCGGCAGCGACGGCTACGGCGAGTCCTTCTACAGGGCCGCCGTGGGCGCCTGGGGCGAGGCGGACGAGCAGGACATCCTCGAACCGATCGCCGCCCTCGTCGACGAGGGGCTGGTCGACCCGGCCCGGATCGCGCTCACCGGCTACAGCTACGGCGGCTATCTGACCTGCTGGCTCTCCGCCCGCAGCGATCTCTTCGCCGCCGTCGTACCGGGCGGCGTGGTCGCCGACCTGACGAGCCTGGCCGGGACGTCCGAGGAGGGACATCTGATCGCCGGTCACGAGATCGGCGACCGGGACCGGCTGACGGCACTCTCCCCGCTCAGCCATGTGGACGCGGTCCGCGCGCCCACGCTGATCCTGCACGGCGGCGCGGACGACTGCTGCCCGGCCGGCCAGGCCGAGCAGTGGTTCCACGCACTGCGCACCCGGGGCGTACCGGTCCGGCTGGTGCTGTACCCGGGCTGCTCGCACCTGTTCATCCTCAACGGCCGGCCCTCGCACCGGGAGGACTACTCCCGGCGCCTCGTCGACTGGGTCACCACACACACCGACCGCTGA
- a CDS encoding serine hydrolase domain-containing protein encodes MTTNPEPNMTDTAVPSAELPPGLSAELTAHWAARLTELAARYRVPGASLAVLHRGEVTIEASTGLANMEAGIAATTDTLFQIGSISKVWTTTVAMALVDEGLLELDAPIVSVLPELRLVNDELTQGVTLRHLLTHTSGIDGDFFADTGRGDDCLEKFTALLADVAANHPLGATMSYCNAGFTLLGRVLEHVTGVQWDELMRERLYRPLGLTRTVTLPEEALLHRAAAGHPGEPPALAPQWGLMRSAGPAGLICSTPREVLAFARMHLDGGVSGNGTRIVSAESATAMQTPQVKVPDANMLGHAWGLGWILDTWDGQPVYGHDGGTIGQSAFLRVLPGADLAICLLTNGGDTMGLYLEVFSEIARELAGVTMRATLQPAKEPVAFDPAEYVGVYERISSRMEIVERDGALVMLDKVTGPLAGLTSEPDKEYAMHPVGPGLFVLRRPGFSTWIPVVFYTLADGTPYLHHGARATPKAL; translated from the coding sequence ATGACCACGAATCCGGAGCCGAACATGACCGACACCGCCGTCCCGTCCGCCGAGCTGCCCCCGGGCCTGTCCGCGGAGCTGACCGCCCACTGGGCAGCCCGCCTCACCGAGCTCGCCGCCCGCTACCGGGTTCCCGGCGCGAGCCTCGCCGTCCTGCACCGGGGCGAGGTGACGATCGAGGCGTCCACCGGCCTGGCCAACATGGAGGCCGGGATCGCGGCGACGACCGACACCCTGTTCCAGATCGGCTCGATCTCCAAGGTATGGACCACCACGGTGGCCATGGCCCTGGTCGACGAGGGGCTGCTCGAACTGGACGCCCCCATCGTCTCCGTGCTCCCCGAACTGCGTCTCGTCAACGACGAGTTGACCCAGGGAGTGACGCTCCGCCATCTGCTGACGCACACCAGCGGCATCGACGGCGACTTCTTCGCCGACACCGGCCGGGGCGACGACTGCCTGGAGAAGTTCACCGCGCTGCTGGCCGATGTCGCCGCCAACCACCCGCTGGGCGCCACCATGTCGTACTGCAACGCGGGCTTCACCCTGCTCGGCCGGGTGCTGGAGCATGTCACCGGCGTCCAGTGGGACGAGCTGATGCGTGAGCGCCTGTACCGGCCGCTCGGCCTGACCCGTACGGTCACCCTGCCGGAGGAGGCGCTGCTCCACCGCGCCGCCGCCGGACACCCGGGCGAGCCCCCGGCGCTCGCCCCGCAGTGGGGCCTGATGCGGTCGGCCGGACCGGCCGGGCTGATCTGCTCGACGCCGCGCGAGGTCCTCGCCTTCGCCCGGATGCACCTCGACGGCGGTGTCTCCGGGAACGGCACCAGGATCGTCTCGGCCGAGAGCGCCACCGCCATGCAGACCCCGCAGGTGAAGGTCCCCGACGCGAACATGCTGGGGCATGCCTGGGGGCTGGGCTGGATCCTCGACACCTGGGACGGACAGCCGGTGTACGGCCACGACGGCGGGACCATCGGCCAGAGCGCGTTCCTGCGGGTGCTGCCGGGGGCCGACCTCGCGATCTGCCTGCTCACCAACGGCGGCGACACCATGGGCCTGTATCTGGAGGTGTTCTCGGAGATCGCCCGCGAGCTGGCCGGGGTGACGATGCGCGCCACGCTCCAGCCCGCGAAGGAGCCGGTCGCGTTCGACCCGGCCGAGTACGTCGGGGTGTACGAGCGGATCTCCAGCCGGATGGAGATCGTGGAGCGGGACGGCGCTCTGGTGATGCTCGACAAGGTGACGGGGCCGCTGGCCGGGCTGACCTCGGAGCCCGACAAGGAGTACGCGATGCACCCGGTCGGGCCGGGTCTCTTCGTGCTGCGCCGGCCCGGGTTCAGCACCTGGATCCCGGTCGTGTTCTACACGCTCGCCGACGGCACTCCGTATCTGCACCACGGTGCCCGCGCCACCCCGAAGGCCCTCTGA
- a CDS encoding M20/M25/M40 family metallo-hydrolase yields the protein MPAFATALEAGLPDLLAGIEELVLAESPSTDRAAVTACARVVAALGTRLTGAEPEWLDTPGSPALRWRFGSGDKVLLLGHFDTVWPVGSLAGHPFAVTGGRLTGPGCFDMKAGVVQLFHALSVLDDRDGVSVLLTGDEEIGAPDSRALIEAEARRTRAVLVLEASEGGALKTARKGVSGYELGIAGRAAHAGLEPERGVNTTTELAHQVLAVSALADPTTGTTVTPTVASSGTTGNTVPDAARLLVDVRVGSLGEQVRVDRAMGALAPVLAGASLRVSGGPNRPPLPASASQELFARARSLYAGLGFGALRGVAVGGGSDGNLTAGVGTPTLDGLGAVGGGAHADDEHVTVAELPRRAALVASLVTSLVREPVAGTDRVEA from the coding sequence GTGCCCGCGTTCGCCACCGCGCTGGAGGCGGGTCTGCCGGACCTGCTGGCGGGCATCGAGGAGCTGGTGCTGGCCGAGTCGCCCAGCACGGACCGGGCCGCCGTCACGGCCTGCGCCCGGGTCGTCGCCGCACTCGGCACCCGGCTGACGGGTGCCGAGCCGGAGTGGCTGGACACGCCGGGAAGTCCCGCCCTGCGCTGGCGCTTCGGCTCCGGTGACAAGGTGCTGCTGCTGGGCCACTTCGACACGGTCTGGCCGGTGGGCTCCCTGGCCGGGCACCCCTTCGCGGTGACCGGGGGCCGGCTGACGGGGCCCGGCTGTTTCGACATGAAGGCCGGGGTGGTGCAGCTGTTCCACGCGCTCTCCGTGCTCGACGACCGGGACGGCGTATCGGTGCTGCTCACCGGCGACGAGGAGATCGGCGCCCCGGACTCGCGCGCCCTCATCGAGGCCGAGGCCCGCCGTACACGCGCCGTGCTGGTCCTGGAGGCGAGCGAGGGCGGGGCGCTGAAGACGGCGCGCAAGGGGGTGTCCGGCTACGAACTGGGGATCGCCGGACGCGCGGCGCACGCCGGTCTCGAACCCGAGCGGGGCGTCAATACGACCACCGAGCTGGCGCACCAGGTGCTCGCGGTGTCGGCGCTCGCCGATCCGACGACCGGCACCACGGTGACCCCGACCGTGGCCTCCTCCGGCACCACCGGCAACACGGTGCCCGACGCGGCCCGGCTGCTGGTCGACGTACGGGTGGGGAGCCTCGGCGAACAGGTCCGGGTGGACCGTGCGATGGGCGCACTGGCGCCGGTGCTCGCGGGCGCCTCACTGCGGGTGTCGGGCGGTCCTAACCGGCCGCCGCTGCCGGCGAGCGCGTCACAGGAGCTGTTCGCCCGTGCCCGCAGCCTCTACGCCGGCCTGGGCTTCGGGGCGCTGCGCGGAGTGGCGGTCGGCGGCGGCTCCGACGGCAATCTGACAGCCGGGGTGGGTACGCCCACGCTGGACGGACTGGGGGCGGTGGGCGGTGGGGCGCACGCCGACGACGAGCATGTGACCGTCGCCGAACTGCCCCGTCGCGCGGCGCTGGTGGCGTCGCTGGTGACCTCGCTCGTACGTGAGCCGGTGGCCGGGACGGACCGGGTGGAAGCGTGA
- a CDS encoding GNAT family N-acetyltransferase, which produces MNSTHVVAAAAAAERAALDAGVSVAELHDPDEILAACGLLDRIWRPQPGNPLITPELLRVFAHSGSYVVGVHRDGEMTGVCLGFLATAGLHSHIAGVAGSARGRNVGFAVKLHQRAWALARDITTVTWTFDPLVSRNAYFNLAKLGAVPSEYLADFYGTMHDAVNAGTETDRLLVRWELTGGSAVGAAAGTPLVVTYDTPGARTVVALDAKPDGRPAVGRLDGDTVLVRIPAEIEALRRTDPPLAREWRYALREVLGGLMEQGHAVTGFTRDGWYVIDKRQERTA; this is translated from the coding sequence GTGAACAGTACGCACGTCGTGGCCGCGGCGGCCGCCGCGGAACGGGCGGCGCTCGATGCGGGGGTGAGCGTCGCGGAGCTGCACGATCCGGACGAGATCCTGGCGGCCTGCGGGCTGCTGGACCGGATCTGGCGGCCCCAGCCGGGCAACCCGCTGATCACCCCGGAACTGCTGCGCGTCTTCGCCCACTCCGGCAGCTATGTGGTGGGAGTCCACCGGGACGGCGAGATGACCGGGGTCTGCCTGGGGTTCCTGGCCACCGCCGGGCTGCACTCGCACATCGCCGGGGTGGCCGGCAGCGCCCGCGGCCGCAATGTCGGGTTCGCCGTCAAACTGCACCAGCGGGCCTGGGCACTGGCCCGTGACATCACGACGGTGACCTGGACGTTCGACCCGCTGGTCAGCCGTAACGCCTACTTCAACCTGGCGAAGCTGGGGGCGGTGCCGAGCGAGTATCTGGCCGACTTCTACGGCACGATGCACGACGCGGTGAACGCCGGTACCGAGACGGACCGGCTGCTGGTCCGCTGGGAGCTGACCGGCGGGTCCGCCGTCGGGGCCGCCGCGGGCACCCCCCTCGTCGTCACGTACGACACCCCGGGTGCCCGCACCGTGGTCGCACTGGACGCCAAGCCCGACGGCCGTCCCGCCGTCGGCCGCCTGGACGGCGACACCGTACTGGTGCGGATCCCGGCGGAGATCGAGGCGCTGCGCCGCACCGACCCGCCCCTGGCCCGCGAGTGGCGGTACGCGCTGCGCGAGGTCCTCGGTGGGCTGATGGAGCAGGGACACGCCGTCACCGGATTCACCCGGGACGGCTGGTATGTGATCGACAAGCGTCAGGAGAGAACGGCATGA
- the menC gene encoding o-succinylbenzoate synthase, whose protein sequence is MKLVGVELRRIAMPLVAPFRTSFATLTSREILLVRVETEHHEGYGECVTMADPLYSSEYTAAAVDVLRSHLVPALGALPTLDPWAVAPALAAFKGHRMAKAALETAVLDAWLRAHELSMGQWLGATAERVPAGVSVGIMDSVPALLDAVDGYLAEGYRRIKLKIEPGWDVAPVRAVRERFGDDVALQVDANTAYTLADAGQLARLDPYGLLLIEQPLDEEDIRGHAALARRVRTPICLDESIVSARSAADAIAMGACSVVNIKPGRVGGYLEARRIHDVCAAHGVPVWCGGMLETGLGRAANVALAALPGFTLPGDTSASDRYYRTDITEPFVLDDGYLDVPRGPGLGLSPVPGRLAEVTESTEWISR, encoded by the coding sequence ATGAAGCTCGTCGGTGTGGAACTGCGCCGGATCGCGATGCCCCTGGTGGCACCGTTCCGGACCTCGTTCGCCACCCTGACCTCCCGGGAGATCCTGCTGGTCAGGGTCGAGACCGAGCACCACGAGGGGTACGGGGAGTGCGTCACCATGGCCGATCCGCTGTACTCCTCGGAGTACACGGCGGCGGCGGTGGACGTCCTGCGCAGCCATCTGGTGCCCGCGCTCGGCGCACTGCCCACCCTCGATCCATGGGCGGTCGCCCCGGCGCTGGCCGCTTTCAAGGGCCACCGGATGGCCAAGGCGGCGCTGGAGACGGCCGTGCTCGACGCCTGGCTGCGCGCCCACGAGCTGTCGATGGGCCAGTGGCTGGGGGCGACGGCCGAGCGGGTGCCGGCCGGGGTGTCGGTCGGCATCATGGACTCCGTCCCCGCCCTGCTCGACGCGGTCGACGGCTATCTGGCCGAGGGATACCGGCGGATCAAGCTGAAGATCGAGCCCGGCTGGGACGTGGCACCCGTGCGGGCCGTCCGCGAGCGCTTCGGCGACGACGTGGCGCTCCAGGTGGACGCCAACACCGCCTACACCCTCGCGGACGCCGGGCAGCTGGCCCGGCTGGACCCGTACGGTCTGCTGCTGATCGAACAGCCGCTGGACGAGGAGGACATCCGGGGCCACGCGGCACTGGCGCGTCGGGTGCGGACCCCGATCTGTCTGGACGAGTCCATCGTCTCCGCCCGGTCGGCGGCGGACGCGATCGCGATGGGTGCCTGTTCGGTCGTCAACATCAAACCGGGCCGGGTGGGCGGCTATCTGGAGGCGCGGCGGATCCACGACGTGTGCGCCGCGCACGGCGTCCCTGTCTGGTGCGGCGGCATGCTGGAGACGGGGCTGGGCAGGGCCGCCAACGTCGCCCTCGCCGCGTTGCCCGGGTTCACCCTGCCCGGCGACACCTCGGCCTCCGACCGGTACTACCGCACCGACATCACCGAGCCGTTCGTCCTCGATGACGGCTACCTCGATGTGCCCCGGGGGCCGGGGCTCGGGCTCTCCCCCGTCCCCGGCCGGCTGGCCGAGGTCACCGAATCGACGGAATGGATCAGCCGATGA
- a CDS encoding serine hydrolase → MTTIRPGTTGIPTATAENRIRAAFDEAGVEGFFLAREIDGDRTIGVSADEPVVLASVFKIPVALAYAREAAAGRLERTERLAVDTRYRDGGIGTSGCADPIEMSLRDLVHLMLTMSDNAATDVVLARVGLDTVNGLLRELGLEHTHLIGGCLELISSLLADLGASTEAEAHAKLAALGPERIMELSVCVPELTTRSTARETAELLARIWRDEAGSAVACAEVRAVMAQQIWPHRLGSGFDDSYRLAAKTGTLPGWRNEAGVIEHPGGGRWAVAVFTRSDTPDLRNPRADRVIGQVARLAVDELRSLSL, encoded by the coding sequence ATGACCACGATCCGGCCGGGTACGACGGGAATACCGACCGCCACCGCCGAGAACAGGATCCGGGCGGCGTTCGACGAAGCCGGGGTCGAGGGATTCTTCCTCGCCCGCGAGATCGACGGGGACCGCACGATCGGCGTCTCGGCGGACGAACCGGTCGTTCTCGCCTCGGTGTTCAAGATCCCGGTCGCCCTCGCCTACGCCCGCGAGGCCGCCGCCGGGCGGCTGGAGCGGACCGAGCGTCTCGCGGTGGACACACGGTACCGGGACGGTGGAATCGGCACGTCCGGCTGCGCCGACCCGATCGAGATGAGCCTGCGCGACCTCGTCCACCTGATGCTGACGATGAGCGACAACGCCGCCACCGACGTGGTGCTGGCCCGGGTCGGTCTCGACACGGTCAATGGCCTGCTCCGTGAACTCGGCCTGGAGCACACCCATCTGATCGGCGGCTGTCTCGAACTGATCAGCTCGCTCCTCGCGGACCTCGGCGCGTCCACCGAGGCCGAGGCGCACGCGAAGCTGGCGGCGCTGGGGCCGGAGCGGATCATGGAGCTCTCGGTGTGCGTGCCGGAGCTCACCACCCGCTCCACGGCCCGGGAGACCGCCGAACTGCTCGCCCGTATCTGGCGTGACGAGGCCGGTTCCGCGGTCGCCTGTGCCGAGGTGCGGGCCGTGATGGCCCAGCAGATCTGGCCGCACCGGCTCGGCTCCGGGTTCGACGACAGCTACCGGCTGGCCGCGAAGACCGGGACGCTGCCGGGCTGGCGCAATGAGGCCGGGGTGATCGAACATCCGGGCGGCGGGCGCTGGGCGGTGGCCGTCTTCACCCGGTCCGACACCCCCGACCTGCGCAATCCCCGGGCGGACCGGGTGATCGGGCAGGTGGCGCGACTGGCCGTCGACGAACTCCGATCCCTTAGTTTGTGA
- a CDS encoding PucR family transcriptional regulator, with amino-acid sequence MTEQPRAVLGRILTDLGSTLIEVVAGEADPARAVTGVLIQDPLDEPARLPGAVVLGVGVYGAEQVAALVDRSAGLGAAAVVVRSPVPVEGPVSEAAARTGLTVLGLTPGASWAQVAALLRSLLAVDELGTVGGPDEADGGEPLAGDLFALANATAGLLDGPVTVEDRNGRVLAFSSRQDEGDEARIATVLDRQVPAEKLRALEERGAFHALYRNEGPVFVEGISAKPRVAIAVRAGGEILGSIWVVVEGPLSEDRTQSLHEAAKVAALHLLRQRTGEDVERRLRADLLATVLEGGPHAPQAAIRLGLSVQPACVLALAVTGEASAPDRAAAGERVAEALALHLSAIHPRTAAASLGGVSYAVLPTSSDEQALRVAEAFLGRIGGRVPAVIGVGRLAARPAELRRSRADADRALRVLCSGRSARRAARLSDVYAASLLEELTDRIAAEDDLPDGPVVRLRAYDARHHTALTETLDAWLSTFGDVIAAAATVHIHPNTFRYRLKRLAVVAGIDLGDPEARFEAMLQLRLRPPGP; translated from the coding sequence ATGACGGAGCAGCCGCGGGCCGTGCTCGGCCGGATACTCACGGATCTGGGATCGACGCTGATCGAGGTGGTGGCCGGGGAGGCGGATCCGGCCCGTGCCGTGACCGGGGTGCTGATCCAGGACCCGTTGGACGAGCCGGCCCGGCTGCCGGGCGCGGTGGTACTCGGCGTCGGGGTGTACGGCGCCGAGCAGGTCGCCGCCCTCGTCGACCGTTCCGCCGGTCTCGGCGCGGCGGCCGTGGTGGTCCGGTCGCCGGTCCCGGTGGAGGGGCCGGTGTCCGAGGCGGCCGCGCGCACCGGCCTCACCGTGCTGGGCCTGACCCCGGGCGCGTCCTGGGCGCAGGTGGCGGCGCTGCTGCGGTCGCTGCTCGCCGTCGACGAACTGGGCACGGTGGGCGGTCCCGACGAGGCCGACGGCGGTGAGCCGCTGGCCGGGGATCTGTTCGCCCTGGCCAACGCGACGGCCGGGCTCCTGGACGGCCCGGTCACCGTGGAGGACCGCAACGGGCGGGTGCTGGCGTTCTCCAGTCGGCAGGACGAGGGCGACGAGGCCAGGATCGCGACCGTCCTGGACCGTCAGGTGCCCGCGGAGAAGCTGCGGGCGCTGGAGGAGCGCGGCGCCTTCCACGCCCTGTACCGCAACGAGGGTCCGGTCTTCGTGGAGGGCATCTCCGCCAAGCCGCGGGTCGCGATCGCCGTCCGGGCGGGCGGTGAGATCCTCGGTTCGATCTGGGTCGTCGTCGAGGGCCCGCTGAGCGAGGACCGTACGCAGTCCCTGCACGAGGCGGCGAAGGTGGCGGCCCTGCATCTGCTGCGGCAGCGGACGGGCGAGGACGTCGAGCGCCGGCTGCGCGCGGATCTGCTCGCCACCGTGCTGGAGGGCGGCCCGCACGCGCCCCAGGCCGCCATCCGGCTGGGCCTTTCGGTGCAGCCCGCCTGCGTCCTGGCCCTGGCGGTCACCGGAGAGGCGTCCGCGCCCGACCGGGCGGCGGCGGGCGAGCGCGTCGCGGAGGCCCTCGCCCTGCATCTGTCGGCGATCCACCCCCGTACGGCGGCGGCCTCGCTGGGTGGTGTCAGTTACGCGGTTCTGCCGACGAGTTCGGACGAGCAGGCGCTGCGGGTGGCCGAGGCGTTCCTGGGCCGCATCGGCGGTCGGGTCCCGGCCGTCATAGGCGTCGGCAGGCTCGCCGCGCGCCCGGCCGAGCTGCGACGTTCCCGCGCGGATGCGGACCGGGCGCTGCGGGTGCTCTGCTCCGGGCGCTCGGCGCGCCGGGCGGCCCGGCTGTCGGACGTCTACGCCGCCTCGCTGCTGGAGGAGCTGACGGACCGGATCGCCGCCGAGGACGATCTTCCCGACGGTCCGGTGGTCCGGCTGCGCGCCTACGACGCGCGGCACCACACCGCCCTCACCGAGACGCTGGACGCCTGGCTGAGCACGTTCGGTGATGTGATCGCCGCCGCGGCCACCGTCCACATCCACCCCAATACCTTCCGGTACCGGCTCAAGCGGCTGGCCGTGGTGGCGGGCATCGACCTCGGCGACCCGGAGGCACGGTTCGAGGCCATGCTCCAGTTGCGGCTGCGGCCGCCCGGTCCGTGA
- a CDS encoding NAD(P)/FAD-dependent oxidoreductase, with translation MIDVLVAGGGPAGLAAAIAAARAGMDTVVVEPRTTPVDKACGEGIMPSGVAALRALGVRPSGRELRGIRYLEGGRSAQAAFRDGRGLGVRRTELHTALHRRAVELGVRVVPGKVTGVRQHHDSVGAMGLTARWLIAADGLHSPLRRELGLDRPAAAPRRYGLRRHYRIAPWTDFVEVHWSRQGEAYVTPVGEHLVGVAVLSRDRRPYARHLTAFPALAAVLDGLDATPVRGAGPLRQGARSLRAGRVLLVGDAAGYIDALTGEGIALAMATATAAIGCLATGRPQDYPRHWARLTRRHRLLTEALLRAARYPGGGRLIVTAAQRAPALFGAAVHALR, from the coding sequence GTGATCGACGTCCTGGTGGCCGGCGGCGGCCCGGCCGGCCTGGCCGCGGCGATCGCGGCGGCCCGCGCGGGGATGGACACCGTCGTGGTCGAACCCCGCACCACCCCCGTCGACAAGGCGTGCGGCGAGGGGATCATGCCGAGCGGGGTCGCGGCCCTGCGGGCGCTGGGAGTGCGGCCCTCCGGCCGCGAACTGCGGGGAATCCGCTACCTCGAAGGCGGCCGCAGCGCCCAGGCGGCGTTCCGCGACGGCCGGGGGCTCGGCGTACGGCGGACCGAACTGCACACCGCGCTGCACCGGCGGGCCGTGGAACTCGGCGTCCGGGTCGTACCGGGCAAGGTGACCGGCGTCCGCCAGCACCACGACAGCGTCGGCGCGATGGGACTCACCGCCCGCTGGCTCATCGCCGCGGACGGTCTGCACTCCCCGCTCCGCCGTGAACTGGGCCTCGACCGCCCCGCCGCGGCGCCGCGGCGCTACGGGCTGCGCCGCCACTACCGGATCGCCCCCTGGACGGACTTCGTCGAAGTCCACTGGTCCCGGCAGGGCGAGGCCTATGTGACACCCGTCGGGGAGCACCTCGTGGGCGTGGCCGTACTCAGCCGCGACCGCCGCCCCTACGCGCGGCACCTGACCGCCTTCCCCGCGCTCGCCGCCGTACTCGACGGCCTGGACGCCACCCCCGTGCGCGGCGCCGGACCCCTGCGGCAGGGAGCCCGGAGCCTGCGGGCCGGACGTGTCCTGCTGGTCGGCGACGCGGCGGGCTACATCGACGCGCTGACGGGGGAGGGCATCGCCCTGGCCATGGCGACGGCCACCGCGGCGATCGGCTGCCTGGCCACAGGCCGCCCCCAGGACTACCCCCGGCACTGGGCCCGGCTGACGAGACGTCACCGGCTGCTCACCGAAGCCCTGCTGAGGGCGGCCCGGTACCCCGGCGGAGGCCGTCTGATCGTCACCGCGGCCCAGCGCGCACCGGCGCTGTTCGGGGCGGCGGTGCACGCCCTGCGATGA
- a CDS encoding isoprenylcysteine carboxyl methyltransferase family protein, whose protein sequence is MIWYTALVLAVAAERLAELAVARRHTRWSLARGGTEAGREHYPAMVALHTGLLAGCLAEVALTGRPFPPLLGWTMAAVVLAAQALRWWCIRTLGHRWNTRVIVVPGLPLVTGGPYRWLRHPNYVAVAAEGLALPLVHGAWVTATVFTLLNAALMVVRVRCEDGALARMPEAQVRV, encoded by the coding sequence ATGATCTGGTACACCGCGCTGGTGCTGGCCGTCGCGGCCGAACGCCTCGCCGAACTCGCCGTGGCCCGGCGCCACACCCGCTGGAGCCTGGCCCGCGGCGGCACGGAGGCCGGCCGGGAGCACTACCCGGCGATGGTCGCCCTGCACACGGGCCTGCTGGCGGGCTGCCTGGCCGAAGTCGCGCTGACCGGACGCCCGTTCCCGCCGCTGCTCGGCTGGACCATGGCGGCCGTGGTCCTCGCCGCGCAGGCACTGCGCTGGTGGTGCATCCGCACGCTCGGACACCGGTGGAACACCCGCGTCATCGTCGTTCCGGGCCTGCCCCTGGTGACCGGCGGGCCCTACCGGTGGCTGCGCCACCCCAACTACGTCGCGGTCGCCGCCGAAGGACTGGCGCTGCCCCTGGTCCATGGCGCCTGGGTGACCGCCACCGTGTTCACCCTGCTCAACGCCGCCCTGATGGTCGTGCGGGTCCGGTGCGAGGACGGGGCACTGGCACGTATGCCGGAAGCGCAGGTGCGGGTGTGA